The sequence below is a genomic window from Deltaproteobacteria bacterium.
TCACGCCCGAGCGCCTGCTTGCGAGCTGAAGGACCCACATGCCCGCGCTCTCGCTCCTGATCGGGAACAAGAACTACTCCTCGTGGTCGCTTCGGCCCTGGCTGCTGCTCGCGCAGACCGGACTCGAGTTCGAGGAGGTTCGCGTCGCGTTCGGGTCGAGCGACTTCGCCGAGCGCGTGCGCGCGTACTCGCCCGCGGGGAAGGTGCCGGCGCTCCGCCACGGCGCGCTCACGGTCTGGGACTCGCTCGCGATCTGCGAGTACCTGGCCGAGACGTTTCCCGAGATCCGCGCCTGGCCGCGCGCGGCCGCGGAGCGGGCGCTCGCGCGCTCGATCTCGGCGGAGATGCACTCGGGCTTCCCGGCGCTCCGCGCGCAGATGCCGATGAACGTGCGCGCGTCCGGGCGGCGCGTGCCGTCCACGCCCGATCTCGAGCGCGACCTCGCGCGCGTGCGCGAGATCTGGCGCGACTGCCGCGCGCGGTCCGCTTCGCACGGGCCGTTCCTGTTCGGCGACTTCTCGATCGCCGACGCGATGTACGCGCCGGTCGCCTTCCGCTTCGCGACCTACGGCGTCGCGCTCGGCCCGGCCGAGGCCGCGTACGTCGAATCGCTGCGCCGCCTGCCGGCGATGGCCGAGTGGGCGGCCGCGTCCGCCGCGGAGCTCGAGGTCGAAGAGAGCTCCGAGAAGGGGCGCTGAGTCCGGTGCTCCGCCTATACGACTATCTCGAGTCCGGAAACGGCTACAAGGTGCGGCTGCTGCTCACGCAGCTCGGTGTCGCG
It includes:
- a CDS encoding glutathione S-transferase family protein, producing MPALSLLIGNKNYSSWSLRPWLLLAQTGLEFEEVRVAFGSSDFAERVRAYSPAGKVPALRHGALTVWDSLAICEYLAETFPEIRAWPRAAAERALARSISAEMHSGFPALRAQMPMNVRASGRRVPSTPDLERDLARVREIWRDCRARSASHGPFLFGDFSIADAMYAPVAFRFATYGVALGPAEAAYVESLRRLPAMAEWAAASAAELEVEESSEKGR